A window from Sphingobium sp. EM0848 encodes these proteins:
- the secY gene encoding preprotein translocase subunit SecY, translating to MASRADQLASNLSLAKFSQATDLKKRLWFTLGALIVFRFLSFVPLPGVDPTALSQLYKQTNGGILDIFNTFSGGSLSRMSLIALGVMPYITASIVVQLAASLSPQLAAIKKEGESGRKKLNQYTRYGTVGLTAVQGYFIAVGLESFGAQSGVQAVVDPGILFRVAAVISLIGGTMFLMWLGEQITSRGIGNGTSLIIMAGIVAQLPVTLSNLFKSSSTGAISGLIIFLVIVLGFGLIAFICFMERAQRRVLIQYPKRQTRQGIMQADRSHLPLKVNTAGVIPPIFASSLLLMPLTVSQFAGKTVAGESKLGDFVLTLNQYLSHGSPVYMALYGLGIVFFCFFYTAVVFNPEETADNLKRNGGFIPGIRPGKNTENYLDYVLTRITVIGAAYLAFICLVPEFVIARAGIPFYLGGTSLLIVVNVTVDTVTQIQSHLLAHQYGDLIKKAKLKGRLR from the coding sequence ATGGCATCGAGAGCCGACCAGCTCGCATCCAATCTCAGCCTGGCGAAGTTCAGCCAGGCGACCGACCTCAAGAAGCGCCTGTGGTTCACGCTGGGCGCGCTGATCGTCTTTCGTTTTCTGAGCTTCGTGCCTCTGCCGGGCGTCGATCCGACCGCCCTGTCGCAGCTCTACAAGCAGACCAATGGCGGCATCCTCGACATCTTCAACACCTTTTCCGGTGGTTCGCTCTCGCGCATGAGCCTGATCGCGCTTGGCGTGATGCCTTACATCACCGCCTCGATCGTGGTGCAGCTCGCCGCCAGCCTTTCGCCACAGCTCGCGGCGATCAAGAAGGAAGGCGAGAGCGGCCGCAAGAAGCTGAACCAGTACACCCGTTACGGCACGGTCGGCCTGACCGCGGTGCAGGGCTATTTCATCGCCGTCGGCCTTGAGAGCTTCGGCGCCCAGTCGGGTGTGCAGGCGGTGGTCGATCCGGGCATCCTGTTCCGGGTCGCGGCGGTGATCTCGCTGATCGGCGGCACCATGTTCCTGATGTGGCTGGGTGAGCAGATCACCTCGCGCGGCATCGGCAACGGCACCTCGCTCATCATCATGGCGGGTATCGTTGCGCAGTTGCCGGTGACGCTCAGCAATCTGTTCAAATCGAGCAGCACGGGCGCCATTTCGGGTCTGATCATCTTTCTGGTGATCGTGCTGGGCTTTGGTCTGATCGCCTTCATCTGCTTCATGGAGCGGGCGCAGCGCCGGGTGCTGATCCAATATCCCAAGCGCCAGACGCGCCAGGGGATCATGCAGGCGGATCGCAGCCATCTGCCGCTCAAGGTCAATACCGCCGGTGTGATTCCGCCGATCTTTGCCAGCTCGCTGCTGCTGATGCCGCTGACCGTCTCGCAATTTGCGGGCAAGACCGTGGCGGGCGAGAGCAAGCTTGGCGACTTCGTGCTGACGCTGAACCAGTATCTGTCGCACGGCAGCCCGGTCTATATGGCGCTTTATGGCCTCGGCATCGTCTTCTTCTGCTTCTTCTACACCGCGGTGGTGTTCAACCCCGAAGAGACGGCCGACAATCTGAAGCGCAATGGCGGTTTCATCCCCGGCATCCGTCCGGGCAAGAACACCGAAAATTATCTCGATTATGTGCTGACCCGAATCACGGTGATCGGCGCGGCCTATCTGGCCTTCATCTGCCTGGTGCCGGAATTCGTCATCGCTAGGGCAGGCATTCCCTTCTACCTTGGGGGGACTAGCCTGTTGATCGTCGTCAATGTTACGGTCGATACCGTGACACAGATTCAGAGCCATCTGCTTGCCCATCAATATGGGGATCTGATCAAGAAGGCGAAGCTGAAGGGGCGTCTGCGCTAA
- the rplO gene encoding 50S ribosomal protein L15, producing MTKLNELNDNAGARKGRMRVGRGIGSGKGKTAGRGQKGAKARSGVSINGFEGGQMPLHMRLPKRGFNNIFAKDYAIVNLGAVQKAIDAGKLDANATIDHAALKAAALARGGKDGVRLLAKGELTAKVSFLVAGASKGAVEAVEKAGGKVAVIEVVPAAEKAKAKKGTALAAKKAAAKA from the coding sequence ATGACCAAGCTTAACGAACTCAATGACAATGCCGGCGCCCGCAAGGGCCGGATGCGCGTCGGTCGTGGTATCGGCTCGGGCAAGGGCAAGACCGCCGGTCGCGGCCAGAAGGGTGCGAAGGCGCGTTCGGGCGTCAGCATCAACGGCTTCGAGGGTGGCCAGATGCCGCTCCACATGCGTCTGCCGAAGCGCGGCTTCAACAACATCTTCGCCAAGGATTACGCGATCGTGAACCTGGGCGCGGTGCAGAAGGCGATCGACGCCGGCAAGCTGGACGCTAACGCCACCATCGACCATGCGGCGCTGAAGGCTGCTGCCCTGGCCCGTGGCGGCAAGGACGGCGTGCGTCTGCTCGCCAAGGGTGAACTGACCGCCAAGGTCAGCTTCCTGGTCGCCGGTGCCTCTAAGGGCGCTGTCGAAGCGGTCGAGAAGGCTGGCGGCAAGGTCGCCGTGATCGAGGTCGTTCCGGCGGCTGAGAAGGCCAAGGCGAAGAAGGGCACTGCCCTCGCCGCCAAGAAGGCCGCAGCGAAGGCCTGA
- the rpmD gene encoding 50S ribosomal protein L30, translated as MAKIKIKQIGSPIRRPEAQKKILIGLGLGKMHRVVELEDTAEVRGAIAKLPHMVAVVEG; from the coding sequence ATGGCGAAGATCAAGATCAAGCAGATCGGTTCGCCGATCCGTCGCCCCGAAGCTCAGAAGAAGATTCTGATCGGTCTGGGCCTTGGCAAGATGCACCGCGTGGTGGAGCTGGAAGACACTGCGGAAGTCCGCGGCGCCATCGCCAAGCTGCCCCATATGGTGGCCGTGGTCGAAGGCTGA
- the rpsE gene encoding 30S ribosomal protein S5 gives MAEENTIEAGAPTEGVEAQTEGRGPGRGRGRGGDRNRGERGGRGRRDDRRGNRDEEQGEELIEKLVHINRVSKTVKGGKRFGFAALVVVGDGKGRAGFGHGKAREVPEAISKATASAKKAMVRVPLKEGRTLHHDGLGHFGAGKVTVRSAPAGTGIIAGGPMRAVFESLGVADVVTKSNGTSNPYNMIRATFAALGEQVSPKAVAQRRGKKVADLLRRGGASAEVAQADAEAIAE, from the coding sequence ATGGCTGAAGAAAACACCATCGAAGCCGGCGCCCCGACCGAGGGCGTCGAGGCTCAGACCGAAGGCCGGGGTCCCGGTCGGGGCCGTGGTCGTGGCGGTGACCGCAATCGTGGCGAGCGTGGCGGCCGTGGCCGTCGCGACGACCGTCGCGGCAACCGCGACGAGGAGCAGGGCGAAGAGCTGATCGAGAAGCTGGTTCACATCAACCGCGTCTCGAAGACCGTCAAGGGCGGTAAGCGCTTCGGTTTCGCCGCTCTGGTCGTCGTCGGCGACGGCAAGGGTCGTGCGGGCTTCGGTCATGGCAAGGCGCGCGAAGTGCCTGAAGCTATCAGCAAGGCGACCGCTTCGGCCAAGAAGGCGATGGTTCGCGTTCCGCTGAAGGAAGGCCGCACCCTGCACCATGACGGCCTCGGCCATTTCGGTGCGGGCAAGGTGACTGTGCGTTCGGCTCCGGCCGGTACGGGCATCATCGCCGGTGGTCCGATGCGCGCCGTGTTCGAGAGCCTCGGCGTCGCTGACGTCGTGACCAAGTCGAACGGCACTTCGAACCCCTATAACATGATCCGGGCGACCTTCGCGGCGCTGGGTGAGCAGGTCAGCCCCAAGGCGGTGGCGCAGCGTCGCGGCAAGAAGGTTGCCGACCTGCTTCGTCGCGGTGGAGCCTCGGCCGAAGTCGCCCAGGCTGATGCCGAAGCGATTGCGGAGTAA
- the rplR gene encoding 50S ribosomal protein L18, with product MAKLSLFARRRRRVRTALKAVSGTRPRLSVHRSGRHIYAQIIDDAQGKTLASASTLDKDVGAKALGKTGASSEAAAEVGKRVAVAATAAGVTQVVFDRGGFLFHGRVKALADAAREAGLEF from the coding sequence ATGGCAAAGCTTTCCCTCTTCGCGCGGCGTCGTCGCCGCGTCCGCACCGCGCTCAAGGCTGTCTCGGGCACCCGTCCGCGCCTCAGCGTCCACCGTTCGGGCCGTCACATCTACGCCCAGATCATTGACGACGCGCAGGGCAAGACCCTGGCTTCGGCTTCGACCCTGGACAAGGATGTGGGTGCCAAGGCTCTGGGCAAGACCGGGGCCTCTTCCGAAGCCGCTGCCGAAGTCGGCAAGCGCGTCGCCGTTGCGGCGACCGCCGCCGGCGTTACCCAGGTCGTGTTCGACCGTGGTGGCTTCCTGTTCCATGGCCGCGTCAAGGCGCTGGCCGATGCGGCCCGTGAAGCCGGGCTGGAGTTCTGA
- the rplF gene encoding 50S ribosomal protein L6 produces the protein MSRTGKKPVAVPAGVTAAIADGQLSVKGPKGTLSLPLADEVTYSIEDGVIAVKPANDSKRARAFWGMQRTLIANLITGVTEGYTKKLLITGVGYRADAKGKVLNLKLGYSHDVDFDVPEGIEIKTPDNTTVEISGIDKQKVGQVAAEIRRWRKPEPYKGKGIKYAGEFIFRKEGKKK, from the coding sequence ATGAGCCGTACTGGTAAGAAGCCGGTTGCCGTCCCTGCGGGCGTCACCGCTGCGATCGCCGACGGTCAGCTGTCGGTGAAGGGCCCCAAGGGCACCCTGTCGCTGCCGCTGGCCGACGAAGTCACCTACAGCATCGAAGACGGTGTGATCGCGGTGAAGCCTGCCAATGACAGCAAGCGCGCTCGCGCTTTCTGGGGCATGCAGCGCACCCTGATCGCGAACCTGATCACCGGCGTGACCGAGGGCTACACCAAGAAGCTCCTCATCACCGGTGTCGGTTATCGTGCGGACGCCAAGGGCAAGGTTCTGAACCTGAAGCTCGGCTATTCGCATGACGTCGACTTCGACGTGCCCGAGGGCATCGAGATCAAGACCCCGGATAACACCACGGTCGAGATCAGCGGCATCGACAAGCAGAAGGTGGGTCAGGTTGCCGCCGAGATCCGCCGCTGGCGCAAGCCCGAACCCTATAAGGGCAAGGGTATCAAGTACGCCGGCGAGTTCATCTTCCGCAAGGAAGGGAAGAAGAAGTAA
- the rpsH gene encoding 30S ribosomal protein S8: MALTDPLGDMLTRIRNGQQAKKDSVMSPASKLRARVLDVLQREGYIRGYSEEALGKHPGLRIELKYFEGQPAIKHVARVSKPGRRVYSGSKELPVVRNGLGITIVSTPRGVLSDAEAREQNVGGEVLAEVF; this comes from the coding sequence ATGGCATTGACCGATCCCCTGGGTGATATGCTCACCCGCATCCGCAACGGGCAGCAGGCGAAGAAGGACAGCGTTATGTCCCCGGCTTCGAAGCTCCGCGCCCGCGTGCTCGACGTGCTGCAGCGCGAAGGTTATATCCGTGGCTATTCCGAGGAAGCCCTCGGCAAGCACCCCGGCCTGCGCATCGAGCTGAAATATTTCGAAGGTCAGCCGGCGATCAAGCATGTCGCCCGCGTGTCCAAGCCTGGCCGCCGCGTCTATTCGGGTTCCAAGGAACTGCCGGTGGTGCGCAATGGCCTGGGCATCACCATTGTCTCGACGCCCCGTGGCGTTCTGTCGGACGCCGAAGCGCGTGAGCAGAATGTCGGCGGCGAAGTGCTGGCGGAGGTGTTCTGA
- the rpsN gene encoding 30S ribosomal protein S14, whose product MAKLSSINKNERRKKLVKKYAGRYAKLKAIANDTAADDSDRLIARLKMAEIPRNGNPTRVRNRCELTGRPRAYYRKFRLCRVQLRDLANKGLIPGVTKSSW is encoded by the coding sequence ATGGCGAAACTGAGTTCGATCAACAAGAACGAGCGCCGCAAGAAGCTGGTGAAGAAATATGCCGGCCGCTATGCGAAGCTCAAGGCGATCGCGAATGATACCGCGGCCGATGACAGCGATCGTCTGATCGCGCGTCTGAAGATGGCGGAGATCCCCCGCAACGGCAATCCGACCCGCGTTCGGAACCGCTGCGAGCTGACGGGGCGTCCCCGCGCTTATTACCGCAAATTCCGCCTCTGCCGCGTGCAGCTGCGTGATCTGGCCAACAAGGGCCTGATCCCCGGCGTCACCAAGTCGAGCTGGTAA
- the rplE gene encoding 50S ribosomal protein L5 translates to MSDKYTPRSKAQYDAEIAKAMTEKFGYKNVMQVPKIEKITLNMGVGEATQDKKKVTSAAEEMELIAGQKPVITKARKSIAQFKLREGMPIGAKVTLRRERMYEFLDRLINVALPRVRDFRGLNPKSFDGRGNYAFGIKEQIIFPEINYDRIDKVRGMDIIVTTTAKTDEEARELLRLFGFPFPLEEKQAA, encoded by the coding sequence ATGAGCGACAAGTACACTCCGCGCTCGAAGGCGCAGTATGACGCTGAAATCGCCAAGGCGATGACCGAGAAGTTCGGTTACAAGAACGTCATGCAGGTCCCCAAGATCGAGAAGATCACGCTTAACATGGGCGTGGGCGAAGCGACCCAGGACAAGAAGAAGGTCACCTCGGCGGCCGAGGAAATGGAACTGATCGCCGGCCAGAAGCCGGTCATCACCAAGGCCCGCAAGTCGATCGCGCAGTTCAAGCTGCGTGAAGGCATGCCGATCGGCGCCAAGGTCACGCTGCGCCGCGAGCGCATGTATGAGTTCCTTGATCGTCTGATCAACGTTGCTCTGCCCCGCGTGCGCGACTTCCGTGGTCTCAATCCGAAGAGCTTCGACGGCCGTGGCAACTATGCCTTCGGCATCAAGGAGCAGATCATCTTCCCCGAGATCAACTATGACCGCATCGACAAGGTGCGCGGCATGGACATCATCGTGACCACCACGGCGAAGACGGACGAGGAAGCGCGCGAACTGCTGCGTCTCTTCGGTTTCCCCTTCCCGCTCGAAGAGAAGCAGGCGGCCTGA
- the rplX gene encoding 50S ribosomal protein L24: MSAAKIKKGDKVVILAGKDKGRTGAVLQVMPKDDKVLVEGINVHARHRKPDQANPQGGIERKPAPLHISNVAVADKDGKPTRVRFEDRDGKKVRVAVKSGEVL, encoded by the coding sequence ATGAGCGCTGCCAAGATCAAGAAGGGCGACAAGGTCGTCATCCTGGCCGGCAAGGACAAGGGCCGCACCGGCGCCGTCCTGCAGGTGATGCCGAAGGACGACAAGGTCCTCGTCGAGGGCATCAACGTGCATGCGCGTCACCGCAAGCCCGACCAGGCGAACCCGCAGGGTGGCATCGAGCGCAAGCCCGCGCCGCTCCACATTTCGAACGTCGCTGTCGCCGACAAGGATGGCAAGCCGACCCGCGTCCGTTTCGAGGATCGCGACGGCAAGAAGGTCCGCGTCGCCGTCAAGTCCGGTGAGGTGCTGTAA
- the rplN gene encoding 50S ribosomal protein L14: MIQMQSNLDVADNSGAKRVQCIKVLGGSKRRFASVGDIIVVSIKEAAPRGKVKKGDVHRAVIVRTAKDVRRADGSVIRFDGNAAVLINKNEEPIGTRIFGPVVRELRAKKHMKIISLAPEVL, encoded by the coding sequence ATGATCCAGATGCAATCCAATCTTGACGTCGCTGACAACAGCGGCGCCAAGCGCGTCCAGTGCATCAAGGTGCTGGGCGGCTCGAAGCGCCGCTTCGCGAGCGTAGGCGACATCATCGTCGTCTCGATCAAGGAAGCTGCGCCTCGTGGCAAGGTGAAGAAGGGTGACGTGCATCGCGCCGTCATCGTGCGCACCGCCAAGGACGTGCGTCGCGCTGACGGCAGCGTGATTCGCTTTGACGGCAATGCCGCTGTGCTCATCAACAAGAACGAGGAGCCGATCGGCACCCGTATCTTTGGCCCGGTCGTTCGCGAACTGCGCGCCAAGAAGCACATGAAGATCATCTCGCTCGCCCCTGAGGTGCTGTAA
- the rpsQ gene encoding 30S ribosomal protein S17, producing MPKRVLTGTVVSDKTDKTVVVRVERKVKHALYGKIIRRSKKYHAHDEGNVYKEGETVRIEETAPISKLKTWKVIERVDTHKSPETAA from the coding sequence ATGCCCAAGCGCGTGCTGACGGGAACGGTGGTTTCCGACAAGACCGACAAGACGGTGGTGGTTCGCGTGGAGCGCAAGGTTAAGCATGCGCTCTACGGCAAGATCATCCGCCGCTCGAAGAAGTACCATGCCCATGACGAGGGCAATGTCTACAAGGAAGGCGAAACGGTCCGCATCGAGGAGACCGCTCCGATTTCCAAGCTCAAGACCTGGAAGGTCATCGAGCGCGTGGACACCCACAAGTCGCCGGAGACGGCGGCCTGA
- the rpmC gene encoding 50S ribosomal protein L29, protein MANVADLKTKSDDELSTELNNLKREQFNLRFQAATNQLEKPSRVKEVRRSIAQIKTLQGERARAAK, encoded by the coding sequence GTGGCGAATGTAGCTGACCTCAAGACCAAGTCGGACGATGAACTGTCGACCGAACTCAACAACCTGAAGCGCGAGCAGTTCAACCTGCGTTTCCAGGCGGCCACCAACCAGCTGGAAAAGCCCAGCCGCGTGAAGGAAGTCCGCCGTTCGATCGCGCAGATCAAGACGCTGCAGGGCGAACGCGCCCGCGCTGCGAAGTAA
- the rplP gene encoding 50S ribosomal protein L16 — protein sequence MLQPKKMKFRKTFKGRIKGDAKGGSALNFGAYGLKALEPERVTARQIEAARRAIQRHLRRQGRLWIRVFPDVPVSKKPAEVRQGKGKGSVEYWAARVKPGRILFELDGVPGPLAAEAFSRAAMKLPIKTKVVARLGDTSHLEG from the coding sequence ATGCTGCAACCGAAAAAAATGAAGTTCCGCAAGACCTTCAAGGGCCGGATCAAGGGCGACGCCAAGGGCGGTTCGGCTCTGAACTTCGGCGCCTATGGTCTGAAGGCTCTGGAGCCCGAGCGCGTCACGGCACGCCAGATCGAAGCGGCCCGCCGTGCGATCCAGCGCCACCTTCGCCGTCAGGGCCGTCTGTGGATCCGCGTGTTCCCCGACGTGCCGGTTTCCAAGAAGCCCGCTGAAGTCCGTCAGGGTAAGGGTAAGGGTTCGGTCGAATATTGGGCAGCCCGCGTCAAGCCGGGCCGCATCCTGTTCGAACTGGACGGCGTTCCCGGCCCGCTCGCAGCAGAGGCTTTCTCGCGCGCCGCGATGAAGCTGCCGATCAAGACGAAGGTTGTCGCTCGCCTCGGCGACACCTCCCACCTGGAGGGTTAA
- the rpsC gene encoding 30S ribosomal protein S3, with translation MGHKSNPIGLRLQINRTWDSRWFAEGADYGRLLLEDLKIRQYIMKNLPQAAISKVVIERPAKLCRVSIYAARPGVIIGKKGADIEKLRKKLGSFTSSDVSLNIVEIRKPEIDSKLVAQGIADQLERRVAFRRAMKRAVQSALRLGAEGIKITCGGRLGGAEIARVEWYREGRVPLHTLRANVDYAEAEAHTAYGVCGIKVWIFKGEILGHDPMATDRLMLEAQTSGVRPAR, from the coding sequence ATGGGTCACAAGAGCAATCCGATCGGTCTGCGTCTGCAGATCAACCGCACCTGGGACAGCCGCTGGTTCGCGGAAGGCGCCGATTACGGTCGCCTGCTGCTGGAGGATCTGAAGATCCGCCAGTATATCATGAAGAACCTGCCGCAGGCCGCGATCTCCAAGGTCGTGATCGAGCGTCCCGCCAAGCTGTGCCGCGTGTCGATCTACGCTGCCCGTCCCGGTGTCATCATCGGCAAGAAGGGCGCGGACATCGAGAAGCTGCGCAAGAAGCTGGGCAGCTTCACCTCTTCGGACGTGTCGCTGAACATCGTCGAAATCCGCAAGCCGGAAATCGACTCCAAGCTCGTTGCGCAGGGCATTGCCGATCAGCTGGAGCGTCGCGTGGCGTTCCGCCGTGCGATGAAGCGCGCGGTGCAGTCGGCTCTGCGTCTCGGCGCCGAAGGCATCAAGATCACCTGCGGCGGCCGGCTGGGCGGCGCGGAGATCGCACGCGTCGAATGGTATCGCGAAGGCCGCGTTCCGCTGCACACGCTGCGTGCGAACGTCGACTATGCCGAAGCCGAAGCCCACACTGCCTATGGCGTGTGCGGCATCAAGGTCTGGATCTTCAAGGGTGAAATCCTTGGTCACGATCCGATGGCTACCGACCGGCTGATGCTGGAGGCTCAGACCTCCGGCGTGCGCCCGGCGCGCTGA
- the rplV gene encoding 50S ribosomal protein L22 — protein MSKEKAPRRVADNEALAVGTQIRGSAQKLNLVATLIRGRKVEDALNILAFSKKAMAVDVRKVLASAIANAENNHNLDVDALVVAEASVGKSFTMKRFHARGRGKSTRILKPFSRVRIVVREAAEEAEA, from the coding sequence ATGAGCAAGGAAAAGGCTCCCCGTCGCGTCGCCGACAATGAGGCGCTGGCCGTTGGCACGCAGATCCGTGGTTCGGCCCAGAAGCTGAACCTGGTCGCCACGCTCATCCGCGGCCGCAAGGTCGAGGACGCGCTGAACATCCTCGCCTTCTCGAAGAAGGCGATGGCGGTCGACGTGCGCAAGGTGCTGGCTTCGGCCATCGCCAATGCGGAAAACAACCACAATCTGGACGTCGACGCGCTGGTCGTCGCGGAAGCATCGGTGGGCAAGAGCTTCACCATGAAGCGCTTCCACGCCCGCGGCCGCGGCAAGTCGACCCGGATCCTGAAGCCCTTCAGCCGCGTGCGCATCGTCGTACGGGAAGCAGCTGAAGAAGCGGAGGCGTAA
- the rpsS gene encoding 30S ribosomal protein S19 — protein MARSVWKGPFVDLSLLKKAEVAQDAGGRAGPIKTWSRRSTILPQFVGLTFNVYNGRKHVPVSVNEDMVGHKLGEFAPTRYFPGHAADKKGKR, from the coding sequence ATGGCTCGTTCCGTCTGGAAAGGTCCGTTCGTGGACCTCAGCCTTCTGAAGAAGGCGGAAGTCGCTCAGGATGCCGGTGGCCGTGCTGGTCCGATCAAGACCTGGTCGCGCCGTTCCACCATCCTGCCGCAGTTCGTCGGTCTGACGTTCAACGTCTATAACGGCCGCAAGCATGTTCCGGTGTCCGTCAACGAGGACATGGTGGGTCACAAGTTGGGCGAATTCGCTCCGACCCGCTACTTCCCCGGCCACGCCGCCGACAAGAAGGGCAAGCGCTAA
- the rplB gene encoding 50S ribosomal protein L2, whose protein sequence is MALKQYNPTSPAQRGLILVDRSGLHKGKPVKALTEGKRKTGGRNNKGHVTSRGIAGGHKQRYRIIDFKRRLWDVEGTVERLEYDPNRTAFIALVNYPDGTQAYILAPQRLAPGDKVIAGKKTDVKPGNAMELGQMPVGTIIHNIEMKPGKGGQLCRSAGTYAQLVGRDRGMVMVRLSSGEQRYIRSDCMGTVGAVSNPDNANTNLAKAGRNRWLGKRPLTRGVAKNPVDHPHGGGEGRTSGGRHPVTPWGKPTKGARTRHNKATDKFIIRSRHAKKKR, encoded by the coding sequence ATGGCGCTGAAGCAATATAACCCGACCAGCCCCGCCCAGCGCGGTCTGATCCTCGTCGATCGCAGCGGTCTGCACAAGGGTAAGCCCGTCAAGGCGCTGACCGAAGGCAAGCGCAAGACCGGCGGCCGCAACAACAAGGGTCATGTGACCTCGCGCGGCATCGCCGGCGGTCATAAGCAGCGCTATCGCATCATCGACTTCAAGCGTCGCCTGTGGGACGTCGAAGGCACGGTCGAGCGTCTGGAATATGACCCCAATCGCACCGCCTTCATCGCGCTGGTCAACTATCCCGATGGCACCCAGGCCTATATCCTGGCGCCGCAGCGTCTGGCTCCCGGTGACAAGGTCATCGCGGGCAAGAAGACCGACGTGAAGCCGGGCAATGCGATGGAACTCGGCCAGATGCCGGTCGGCACCATCATCCACAATATCGAGATGAAGCCCGGCAAGGGTGGTCAGCTCTGCCGTTCCGCGGGCACCTACGCCCAGCTGGTCGGTCGCGATCGTGGCATGGTGATGGTCCGTCTGTCCTCGGGCGAGCAGCGCTACATCCGTTCGGACTGCATGGGCACCGTCGGTGCCGTGTCGAACCCGGACAATGCCAACACCAACCTCGCCAAGGCCGGTCGTAACCGCTGGCTGGGCAAGCGTCCGCTGACGCGCGGTGTGGCGAAGAACCCGGTCGACCACCCGCATGGCGGTGGTGAAGGCCGGACCTCGGGCGGCCGTCATCCGGTCACCCCGTGGGGTAAGCCGACCAAGGGTGCACGCACCCGCCACAACAAGGCGACGGACAAGTTCATCATCCGTAGCCGCCACGCGAAGAAGAAGAGGTAA
- a CDS encoding 50S ribosomal protein L23, giving the protein MAKKEAATVDNRHYDVVVAPVITEKSTLLSENNAVVFKVANDASKPEIKAAVEAIWGVTVKSVNTLVAKGKTKRWKGKPYTRSDVKKAIVRLADGQSIDITEGVR; this is encoded by the coding sequence ATGGCTAAGAAAGAAGCCGCAACCGTGGACAACCGTCATTACGACGTTGTTGTCGCTCCGGTTATCACCGAGAAGTCGACGCTTCTCTCCGAGAACAACGCCGTGGTCTTCAAGGTCGCCAACGATGCGTCCAAGCCGGAGATCAAGGCCGCCGTCGAAGCCATTTGGGGTGTGACCGTCAAGAGCGTGAACACGCTGGTCGCCAAGGGCAAGACGAAGCGCTGGAAGGGCAAGCCCTACACGCGTTCGGACGTGAAGAAGGCGATCGTTCGTCTGGCTGACGGCCAGTCGATCGACATCACCGAAGGAGTGCGCTGA
- the rplD gene encoding 50S ribosomal protein L4, whose product MKVNVQTLDAQAAGEVELNDAVFGVEPRTDILHRVVLWQLEKRRAPTRATRERSDVARTGKKFGRQKGGGTARHGDRKAPVFIGGGKAHGARARTFGHDLNKKVRALGLKMALSSKAKDGSLIVLDNLDVAEGKTKALVAHLAKLNLNKALFIDGDAVNVSFAKASANIVGVNLLPAVGANVYDILRAESLVLTRAAVEKLEARFNG is encoded by the coding sequence ATGAAGGTCAATGTACAGACCCTCGACGCGCAGGCCGCTGGCGAAGTGGAGCTGAACGATGCCGTGTTCGGTGTCGAGCCCCGCACCGACATTCTGCACCGCGTCGTCCTCTGGCAGCTTGAAAAGCGCCGCGCTCCGACGCGTGCGACCCGCGAGCGTTCGGACGTTGCCCGCACCGGCAAGAAGTTCGGTCGCCAGAAGGGTGGCGGTACGGCTCGTCACGGTGACCGCAAGGCGCCCGTGTTCATCGGTGGTGGTAAGGCGCACGGTGCCCGTGCCCGCACCTTCGGTCACGACCTCAACAAGAAGGTTCGTGCGCTCGGCCTGAAAATGGCCCTGTCGTCGAAGGCCAAGGACGGATCGCTGATCGTTCTCGACAATCTCGATGTGGCGGAAGGCAAGACCAAGGCTCTGGTCGCGCACCTCGCCAAGCTGAACCTCAACAAGGCGCTGTTCATCGACGGCGACGCGGTGAATGTCAGCTTCGCGAAGGCTTCGGCGAACATCGTCGGCGTGAACCTGCTGCCGGCTGTTGGCGCCAACGTCTACGACATCCTTAGGGCGGAATCGCTGGTGCTGACGCGCGCCGCGGTCGAAAAGCTGGAGGCGCGTTTCAATGGCTAA